GGCAGCGGCGGCGGCCGCGAGTCCGGCCGGTCCGGCACCGACGACGAGGACGTCCGTGTGGACGTGCTTCTTGTCGTAGACGGCCGGGTCGGGGGCCGGGTCGAGCCGGCCCGTCCCGGAGAGCGTGGTGGCGGACAGGCCGTCGTAGAGCTCCACGGTCGTCGCCGGGAGCATGCTCTCCGAGCAGGGGCCGTCGACGCGCAGCAGCGCGTTGGGCTCCTCGGCACCCGCGGCGACGATGCCGCGCGGGCGGCCCCGGTAGAGGGACGGGGCGACCTCGACGAGGCCGTTCGCCAGCATGGCCGAGGCGACGGTGTCGCCGGGGTGGCCGGTGAGTTCGCGCCCGTCGACGGTGAACCGCAGCACGGTGCCGCGGTCGATACGGCCGCCCTGCCGGAGCCGGAAGTGCTGGTCGGTCATCGGTTCCCTCCGGGGCGGGGCTCGTCGAGCCGATAGGAGGCGAGCACCTCGTGGGTGGCGGTGTCGCGCAGGACGTTGAACCAGCGTCGGCAGCCGGTGCCGTGCATCCAGCGCTCGGCGAAGGGGCCCTTGGGGTTGTCGCGGTAGAAGACGTACGCGGCCCACTGCTCGTCGGTGAGGTCGGCGGGGCGTTCGGGGTAGGGGACGTGGGCCTGTCCGCCGTAGTGGTACTCGGTCTCGTCCCGTGGACCGCACCACGGGCAGGTGATCAGCAGCACGATCGGTCTCCTCAGTGGGCCACGGCCGCCGCGCCGTGTTCGTCGATCAGGGCGCCCGTCGTGAAGCGTTCGAGGGCGAAGGGGGCGTTCAGCGGATGCGGTTCGCCGGTCGCGAGGGTGTGCGCGAAGGTCCAGCCGGCGGCCGGGGTGGCCTTGAAACCGCCGGTGCCCCAGCCGCAGTTGACGTAGAGGTTCTCGACGGGGGTGGCGCCGATGATCGGGGAGGCGT
This genomic stretch from Streptomyces sp. Go-475 harbors:
- a CDS encoding sarcosine oxidase subunit delta is translated as MLLITCPWCGPRDETEYHYGGQAHVPYPERPADLTDEQWAAYVFYRDNPKGPFAERWMHGTGCRRWFNVLRDTATHEVLASYRLDEPRPGGNR